One part of the Egibacteraceae bacterium genome encodes these proteins:
- a CDS encoding WhiB family transcriptional regulator, with protein sequence MNLETLPWAPQAKCLQGDPEAFFPEKGGSTREAKRICARCDVREECLEYALANDERFGIWGGMSERERRRLKRMAS encoded by the coding sequence ATGAACCTGGAGACGCTGCCCTGGGCCCCCCAGGCGAAATGCCTGCAGGGCGACCCGGAGGCCTTCTTCCCGGAGAAGGGCGGCTCCACGAGGGAGGCCAAGCGGATCTGCGCGCGCTGCGACGTGCGCGAGGAGTGCCTCGAATACGCCTTGGCCAACGACGAGCGGTTCGGCATCTGGGGCGGCATGAGCGAGCGGGAACGGCGGCGCCTGAAGCGTATGGCCTCCTGA